A part of Melittangium boletus DSM 14713 genomic DNA contains:
- the hisH gene encoding imidazole glycerol phosphate synthase subunit HisH gives MRVTLFDYGAGNIHSLAKALALAPGVEVRVEEDPVRALDTGLLVLPGVGAFGAAAARLAPGRERMRRALDDGLPCLGICLGMQLLFDGSDEGEGLGLGFFPGRVTRLSSRRVPHIGWNSVEEDTALREAKLGSVYYAHSFACRTENPGAVVGWTAHEGDRFPAAVRRGKVLGVQFHPEKSSAAGVRFVHAFLDEVRS, from the coding sequence ATGAGAGTGACGCTGTTCGACTATGGAGCCGGCAACATCCACTCCCTGGCCAAGGCGCTCGCCCTGGCGCCAGGCGTCGAGGTGCGCGTGGAGGAGGACCCCGTGCGCGCCCTGGACACCGGACTGCTGGTGCTGCCGGGCGTGGGCGCATTCGGCGCGGCGGCGGCCCGGCTGGCCCCCGGACGCGAGCGGATGCGGCGCGCCCTGGATGACGGGCTGCCCTGCCTGGGCATCTGCCTGGGCATGCAGCTCCTGTTCGACGGGAGCGACGAGGGCGAGGGCCTGGGCCTGGGCTTCTTCCCGGGCCGGGTGACGCGGCTGTCCTCCCGGCGCGTGCCTCACATTGGTTGGAACTCGGTGGAGGAGGACACCGCCCTGCGCGAGGCGAAGCTCGGCTCCGTCTACTACGCGCACAGCTTCGCCTGCCGCACCGAGAACCCGGGCGCGGTGGTGGGCTGGACGGCCCACGAGGGAGACCGGTTCCCCGCGGCGGTGCGACGCGGCAAGGTGCTCGGCGTGCAATTCCATCCGGAGAAGAGCTCGGCGGCCGGGGTGCGCTTCGTGCACGCCTTCCTCGACGAGGTGCGCTCATGA
- the thiO gene encoding glycine oxidase ThiO: MRDLDVVVVGGGVMGCGIALRLRQAGARVTVLERAIPGAEASSAAGGILAPQEESEGPGPFLDLCLRSRSLYPEFAAELLALTGINVQYLPSGVMRLAFDEAGLARLEATATWQRERGLRVELLSPSEVLALEPQLSPELKGAARFVDDHQVDNRLLTRALTMAAAKVGATFRTGYVRGVVEERGRAVGVDLEGETLRADAVVIAAGSWSGLVQGSALDPRVVRPARGQMVQLQTRLPPFSHVLFSDQGYVIPRTDGRVIAGSTLEFSGFEKNVTAEGLHRILALAMRLCPALASAPVQETWAGLRPYTEDHLPILGAGPLPGLFLATGHFRNGILLTPVTAKLLAETVLGERPSVDLAPFRFDRFSRR; the protein is encoded by the coding sequence ATGCGAGACCTCGACGTGGTGGTGGTCGGTGGAGGGGTGATGGGCTGTGGCATCGCCCTGCGGCTGAGGCAGGCGGGCGCGCGGGTGACCGTGCTCGAGCGCGCCATTCCGGGGGCCGAGGCCTCGAGCGCCGCCGGCGGAATCCTCGCGCCCCAGGAGGAGTCCGAGGGGCCGGGTCCCTTCCTCGACCTGTGCCTGCGCAGCCGGAGCCTGTACCCGGAGTTCGCCGCGGAGCTCCTGGCGCTCACGGGCATCAATGTGCAGTACCTGCCCAGTGGGGTGATGCGCCTGGCCTTCGACGAGGCGGGTCTCGCCCGGCTGGAGGCCACCGCGACGTGGCAGCGCGAGCGGGGCCTGCGCGTGGAGCTGCTCTCCCCTTCCGAGGTCCTCGCCCTGGAGCCCCAGCTGTCCCCCGAACTCAAGGGCGCGGCCCGGTTCGTGGACGACCACCAGGTGGACAACCGGCTGCTCACGCGTGCCCTGACCATGGCGGCCGCGAAGGTGGGGGCCACGTTCCGCACCGGCTACGTGCGCGGCGTGGTGGAGGAGCGGGGACGCGCGGTGGGCGTGGACCTGGAGGGCGAGACGCTGCGCGCGGATGCCGTGGTCATCGCCGCCGGCTCCTGGTCCGGGCTGGTCCAGGGCAGCGCGTTGGATCCGCGCGTGGTGCGTCCGGCGCGGGGGCAAATGGTTCAGTTGCAGACACGTCTGCCTCCCTTCTCGCACGTGCTCTTCTCCGACCAGGGCTACGTCATTCCCCGCACCGACGGCCGGGTGATCGCAGGGAGCACCCTGGAGTTCTCGGGCTTCGAGAAGAACGTCACGGCCGAGGGCCTGCACCGCATCCTCGCCCTGGCCATGCGGCTATGTCCGGCACTGGCCTCGGCGCCCGTGCAGGAAACGTGGGCGGGCCTGCGCCCCTACACCGAGGACCACCTGCCCATCCTCGGAGCGGGACCCCTTCCGGGCCTGTTCCTCGCCACGGGGCACTTCCGCAACGGCATCCTGCTGACGCCCGTCACCGCGAAGCTCCTGGCCGAGACCGTCCTGGGCGAGCGGCCCTCGGTGGACCTGGCCCCCTTCCGCTTCGATCGGTTCTCACGGCGCTGA
- the hisN gene encoding histidinol-phosphatase: MDARSLMQAAEDVARRSGDVALGFFRQGIQVQTKGDGSPVTIADQTAERTAREWLESHFPEDGILGEEFGETRPGARRRWILDPIDGTKTFIRGVPLWGTLVALVEGDTILAGAAYFPPVGDMLVAAPGQGCWWNGKRTWVSTEAELSRSLVLSTDERFQAYPERGIGWRALSAKASVARTWGDCYGYLLVATGRAEAMVDELMSPWDAAALLPIIEEAGGVFTDWTGKRTAFGGNSIATNAVLAEPVRALLGVKKGP, from the coding sequence ATGGATGCGCGGTCATTGATGCAGGCGGCGGAGGACGTGGCTCGCCGGTCGGGAGATGTGGCGCTCGGTTTCTTCCGCCAGGGGATTCAGGTGCAGACCAAGGGGGATGGCTCCCCGGTGACGATCGCGGACCAGACGGCCGAGCGGACGGCGCGCGAGTGGCTCGAGTCCCACTTCCCCGAGGACGGCATCCTCGGCGAGGAGTTCGGCGAGACGCGGCCCGGAGCCCGGCGCCGGTGGATCCTCGATCCCATCGATGGGACCAAGACGTTCATCCGGGGCGTGCCGTTGTGGGGAACGCTGGTGGCGTTGGTCGAGGGAGACACCATCCTCGCGGGCGCGGCGTACTTCCCTCCCGTGGGCGACATGTTGGTGGCGGCGCCGGGGCAGGGGTGCTGGTGGAACGGCAAGCGCACGTGGGTGTCCACCGAGGCGGAACTGTCGCGCTCGCTCGTGCTCTCCACCGATGAGCGCTTCCAGGCCTACCCCGAGCGGGGAATCGGATGGCGGGCCCTTTCGGCCAAGGCGTCCGTGGCCCGGACGTGGGGCGACTGCTACGGCTACCTGCTGGTGGCCACGGGCCGCGCGGAGGCGATGGTGGACGAGCTGATGTCCCCCTGGGACGCGGCGGCCCTGCTGCCCATCATCGAGGAGGCGGGTGGGGTGTTCACGGACTGGACGGGGAAGCGGACGGCGTTCGGCGGCAACTCCATCGCCACGAACGCGGTGCTGGCGGAGCCGGTGCGCGCGCTGCTTGGCGTGAAGAAGGGGCCCTGA
- the hisF gene encoding imidazole glycerol phosphate synthase subunit HisF, which produces MLTRRLIVCLDVKGGRVVKGVQFEGLRDVGDPVELALRYEAAGADEVTFLDISATQEERGTLWDLVRRTSERLFIPLTVGGGVRTADDVGLALRAGADKVSLNSAAVARPEVLTECAERFGAQCVVASIDAKRDGGSWRVFTHGGKRATDLEAIAWARECVKRGAGEILLTSIDRDGARSGYDLELTRAVAEAVDVPVIASGGAGNAEHVRAALSEGGAEAALVAGILHDGVTTVDSIKTLLRGSGLEVRSL; this is translated from the coding sequence ATGCTCACACGACGGCTGATTGTCTGTCTGGACGTGAAGGGCGGACGCGTGGTCAAGGGCGTCCAGTTCGAGGGCCTGCGCGACGTGGGCGACCCCGTGGAGCTGGCGCTGCGCTACGAGGCCGCGGGCGCCGACGAGGTGACGTTCCTCGACATCTCCGCCACCCAGGAGGAGCGCGGCACGCTCTGGGACCTGGTGCGGCGCACCTCCGAGCGGCTGTTCATCCCGCTGACCGTGGGCGGTGGCGTGCGCACGGCGGACGACGTGGGGCTCGCCCTGCGCGCGGGGGCCGACAAGGTGAGCCTCAACTCGGCGGCGGTGGCCCGGCCCGAGGTCCTCACCGAATGCGCCGAGCGTTTCGGGGCCCAGTGTGTCGTGGCGAGCATCGACGCCAAGCGCGACGGGGGCTCCTGGCGCGTGTTCACCCATGGCGGCAAGCGGGCCACGGATCTGGAGGCCATCGCCTGGGCTCGCGAGTGCGTGAAGCGGGGCGCCGGGGAAATCCTGCTCACGAGCATCGATCGGGATGGCGCCCGTTCGGGATATGACCTGGAATTGACCCGGGCCGTGGCCGAGGCGGTGGATGTTCCCGTCATCGCCTCGGGGGGAGCGGGCAACGCGGAACATGTCCGGGCCGCGCTGAGCGAGGGCGGGGCGGAGGCGGCGCTCGTCGCGGGCATCCTCCACGATGGGGTGACCACGGTGGATTCAATCAAGACGCTGCTGCGTGGCAGCGGCCTCGAAGTCAGGAGCCTCTAG
- a CDS encoding AHH domain-containing protein, translating into MGQGKPLVHIPQANEASLVELGKAEFTEAITKEIQQSSPPANPEKAARKLFDISPHSGWYGYTRHRGVVPLDGPPPASLGTEMDVRVTQEYLRFCAAMGQPGDCRRVLMNSPVLTGDGRYALAMSFALDAVIPERMESFKDMADPELLKASILWTMTLYAAMWMAPEPVFSKGLATVVTATFICYVGVDTFWTLIQGWRRLVKTADLATSFSEFREAGTKYGKVMGKNAARAFTLLLTAAIGQTASSFSAKVSTLPGSAQASAVGAARVGILVSEVAQVEAVAVTADAVTIILAPNAVAATAQSMRGAASSPVEAEGPEHHIATNKWTEATHSGGPWTPRFQEIFDRAGMSLNDPANKVRVKGHHGPHPQEYHEEVHDRLNAATLECRSIQQCQEALVAELRALAEEITTENTTLNKLVTKRAR; encoded by the coding sequence ATGGGCCAAGGCAAGCCCCTTGTCCACATCCCCCAGGCGAATGAAGCCAGCCTGGTGGAGTTGGGAAAGGCGGAGTTCACAGAAGCCATAACAAAGGAGATCCAGCAGAGCAGCCCTCCGGCCAACCCCGAGAAGGCCGCACGTAAGTTGTTCGATATTTCACCGCACAGTGGCTGGTATGGGTACACCCGGCATCGAGGTGTCGTGCCCCTGGATGGGCCGCCTCCGGCTTCACTCGGGACCGAAATGGATGTGCGAGTGACCCAGGAGTATCTGCGGTTCTGCGCGGCCATGGGTCAGCCGGGAGATTGCCGGAGGGTGCTGATGAACAGCCCGGTCCTCACCGGGGATGGCCGCTACGCCCTCGCCATGTCCTTCGCCCTCGATGCAGTCATCCCCGAGAGGATGGAGTCCTTCAAGGACATGGCCGACCCTGAACTGCTCAAGGCCTCCATTCTCTGGACGATGACGCTCTACGCCGCGATGTGGATGGCACCCGAACCGGTGTTCTCCAAGGGGCTGGCGACCGTCGTGACGGCCACTTTCATCTGCTACGTCGGAGTGGACACGTTCTGGACACTCATCCAGGGCTGGCGGCGACTGGTGAAAACAGCGGACCTCGCCACGTCCTTCTCGGAGTTTCGCGAAGCAGGGACGAAGTACGGCAAGGTGATGGGAAAGAACGCGGCGCGAGCGTTCACCCTGCTGCTCACCGCGGCCATCGGCCAGACGGCCTCCAGTTTCTCGGCCAAGGTATCCACCCTTCCTGGCTCGGCGCAGGCATCAGCCGTGGGGGCTGCGCGGGTGGGAATCCTAGTGTCGGAGGTTGCACAGGTGGAAGCAGTGGCTGTCACCGCCGATGCGGTCACCATCATCCTCGCCCCCAACGCGGTCGCCGCAACGGCCCAGAGCATGCGAGGGGCTGCATCCAGCCCAGTCGAGGCCGAGGGACCCGAGCACCACATCGCCACGAACAAGTGGACCGAGGCCACCCACAGTGGCGGTCCATGGACGCCCCGCTTCCAGGAAATCTTCGATCGCGCGGGGATGTCGTTGAACGATCCAGCCAACAAAGTGCGCGTCAAGGGCCACCATGGGCCCCACCCACAGGAGTACCACGAGGAAGTCCACGACCGGTTGAACGCGGCGACGCTGGAATGCCGGAGCATTCAGCAGTGTCAGGAAGCATTGGTGGCGGAACTTCGCGCATTGGCCGAGGAGATCACCACGGAGAACACGACACTCAACAAGCTCGTCACCAAGCGAGCGAGGTAA
- a CDS encoding pyridoxal phosphate-dependent aminotransferase, translating into MSLPSRASYRDIPLYSPSKARCRVDLSDNTNLFGMPPAAERVLRETASSQVGRYPVGYSPDLREAVARYTGVDASRVTTGCGSDDVIDSTLRAFLEPGELIAFPSPTFVMMSYFAKVNGLRYAPVKLRPDFDIDVDGLLATGAKLLYVCSPNNPTGTVASRAALERLVEQAPGLVLLDEAYAEFARESHLDLASRPNVLVTRTMSKAFGLASMRVGYAVGAPGLVAEVEKARGPYKVTGLSERMAVAALSEDVPWMRARVDESLAIRERLVGELKGLGLSTLPTEANFVMAPLRGALAVAEKMRARDVNVRAFAGLPGIGDALRIGCGPWNLMEAALDALREALR; encoded by the coding sequence ATGAGCCTGCCCTCGCGCGCGTCCTACCGGGACATCCCGCTGTACTCGCCCTCGAAGGCGCGCTGCCGCGTCGACCTGAGCGACAACACCAACCTCTTCGGCATGCCGCCCGCCGCCGAGCGCGTCCTGCGCGAGACGGCCTCCTCCCAGGTGGGCCGCTACCCCGTGGGCTACTCGCCCGACCTGAGGGAAGCCGTGGCCCGCTACACGGGCGTGGACGCCTCCCGGGTCACCACCGGGTGCGGCTCGGATGACGTCATCGACAGCACCCTCCGGGCCTTCCTGGAGCCGGGCGAGCTCATCGCCTTTCCCTCGCCCACCTTCGTGATGATGTCCTACTTCGCCAAGGTGAATGGCCTGCGCTACGCCCCCGTGAAGCTCCGGCCGGACTTCGACATCGACGTGGACGGGCTGCTCGCCACCGGGGCGAAGCTCCTCTACGTGTGCTCGCCCAACAACCCCACGGGCACGGTGGCCTCGCGTGCCGCGCTGGAGCGGCTGGTGGAGCAGGCGCCTGGACTCGTCCTGCTCGACGAGGCCTATGCCGAGTTCGCCCGGGAGAGCCACCTGGACCTGGCGAGCCGGCCCAACGTGCTCGTGACGCGCACGATGTCCAAGGCCTTCGGACTCGCGTCCATGCGCGTGGGCTACGCGGTGGGCGCGCCCGGCCTCGTGGCCGAGGTGGAGAAGGCCCGTGGCCCCTACAAAGTGACGGGCTTGTCCGAGCGCATGGCCGTCGCGGCCCTGTCCGAGGACGTGCCGTGGATGCGGGCGAGGGTGGACGAATCGCTCGCCATCCGGGAGCGGCTGGTGGGGGAGCTCAAGGGCCTGGGCCTGTCGACCCTGCCGACCGAGGCCAACTTCGTGATGGCGCCTCTGCGGGGAGCGCTCGCGGTGGCGGAGAAGATGCGCGCGAGGGACGTGAACGTCCGGGCCTTCGCGGGCCTGCCGGGCATCGGGGACGCGCTGCGCATCGGCTGCGGCCCCTGGAACCTGATGGAGGCGGCGCTCGACGCGCTGCGGGAGGCGCTGCGATGA
- the hisG gene encoding ATP phosphoribosyltransferase, which produces MLKIALPNKGRLSDEVRELFNDAGLEVRVRGERALTASLGGEFEAIFVRAQDIPEFVADGAADAGVTGWDLVCESGRDLELLMDLEFGKCRLVVAAREESGIQKLEDIRDGVRVASSFTRLTQDFFTRRGQKVTVVPVSGATEIAPHLGIADIIVDLTSTGSTLKMNGLREVDTIVQSSARLIARKGHSPEAAARLEELRQALGSVLAARGKRYLMANVPRGVLPSVREVLPGLNGPTVVEVQGGDFVAVHSVVPARNIYRTINALRALGCQGILVTRIERLMP; this is translated from the coding sequence ATGCTCAAGATCGCCCTTCCCAACAAAGGCCGCCTCTCCGACGAGGTGCGCGAGCTGTTCAACGATGCAGGCCTGGAGGTCCGCGTCCGTGGCGAGCGGGCCCTCACGGCGTCGCTCGGTGGCGAGTTCGAGGCCATCTTCGTGCGCGCCCAGGACATCCCCGAGTTCGTCGCCGATGGCGCGGCGGACGCGGGCGTCACCGGGTGGGATCTGGTGTGTGAGTCCGGCCGCGACCTGGAACTGCTGATGGATCTGGAGTTCGGCAAGTGCCGCCTCGTGGTGGCCGCCCGCGAGGAGAGCGGCATCCAGAAGCTGGAGGACATCCGGGACGGCGTGCGGGTGGCGTCCTCCTTCACGCGCCTGACCCAGGACTTCTTCACCCGGCGCGGCCAGAAGGTGACGGTGGTGCCGGTGTCGGGCGCCACGGAGATCGCCCCCCACCTGGGCATCGCGGACATCATCGTGGACCTGACGTCCACGGGCTCGACGCTGAAGATGAACGGCCTGCGCGAGGTGGACACCATCGTCCAGTCGAGCGCGCGGCTCATCGCGCGCAAGGGCCACTCGCCCGAGGCGGCGGCGCGGTTGGAGGAACTGCGCCAGGCGCTCGGGTCCGTGCTGGCGGCGCGGGGCAAGCGCTACCTCATGGCCAACGTGCCGCGCGGCGTGCTGCCCAGCGTGCGCGAGGTGCTCCCGGGACTCAACGGCCCCACCGTGGTGGAGGTGCAGGGCGGGGACTTCGTGGCCGTGCACTCCGTGGTGCCCGCCCGCAACATCTATCGCACCATCAACGCGCTGCGAGCCCTGGGCTGCCAGGGCATCCTCGTCACCCGGATCGAGAGGCTGATGCCATGA
- a CDS encoding HisA/HisF-related TIM barrel protein yields the protein MKAIPAIDLREGACVQLVGGSYADERVRVKDPVDALKRWRAHGFSSFHVVDLDAALGKGSNEDAIRALLAHEPGLTFSVGGGIRSTAKVESVLALGASSVVVGTRAIEDFSWLREVAERFPGKVVVAADVKGREVVTRGWTEGSARDIVTVLESLEPLPLRGLLVTAVHKEGQMEGVDLPLMEAVRRASRHPLFASGGVTTVEDLRALGRAGAAGAVIGMALYTGRLDAGLVAQEFA from the coding sequence ATGAAGGCCATTCCGGCCATCGACTTGCGCGAGGGCGCCTGCGTGCAGCTCGTGGGTGGCTCCTATGCGGACGAGCGGGTGCGGGTGAAGGATCCCGTGGACGCGCTCAAGCGCTGGCGCGCGCACGGCTTCTCCTCCTTCCATGTGGTGGACCTGGACGCGGCGCTGGGCAAGGGTTCCAACGAGGACGCCATCCGCGCGCTGCTGGCCCACGAGCCGGGTTTGACTTTCTCCGTGGGGGGCGGAATCCGGAGCACGGCCAAGGTGGAGTCGGTGCTCGCCCTGGGCGCCTCCTCCGTGGTGGTGGGGACGCGCGCCATCGAGGACTTCTCCTGGTTGCGCGAGGTCGCCGAGCGCTTTCCGGGCAAGGTGGTGGTGGCCGCGGACGTGAAGGGTCGCGAGGTGGTGACGCGCGGCTGGACCGAGGGCAGCGCGCGCGACATCGTCACCGTGCTGGAGTCCCTGGAGCCCCTTCCCTTGAGGGGCCTGCTGGTGACGGCCGTCCACAAGGAAGGGCAGATGGAGGGGGTGGATCTGCCCCTCATGGAAGCGGTGCGCCGCGCGAGCCGCCATCCCCTGTTCGCCTCGGGAGGCGTGACGACGGTGGAGGACCTGCGGGCGCTCGGACGCGCCGGGGCCGCGGGCGCCGTCATCGGCATGGCGTTGTACACGGGCAGATTGGACGCGGGCCTCGTCGCCCAGGAGTTCGCATGA
- the hisD gene encoding histidinol dehydrogenase, whose product MSASPLKYRGRLKELDPEARRRLLERSGGATDSRVAQRTADILARVRRDGDRALREMAREFDGATLDSLEVPRSVCEAALASLAPEVREALSRAARNIARAHAAQKPQAIEVETEPGILVGRRPDPLGRVGVYAPGGRAVYPSSVLMGVVPAKVAGVGEVIVCSPPGPDGRPAAGVLAAAALAGADRVFALGGAGAVAALAYGTESVPRVDRIVGPGNAYVAAAKLQVVDAVAIDAPAGPSEILVVADGSADPEAVAREMLAQAEHDPDACCVTVAVGEAQAEAVASAVAKAASRARRQEIVSRALSERGAVLSVDSLEEAWPFVADFAPEHLLIATASPSEALPRVRNAGTVFVGQHASVAYGDYMTGANHVLPTAGLARAYSGLSVLDFYRWTTWQRVTREAAARLSDDVGVLADSEGLFAHAEAARAWRPS is encoded by the coding sequence ATGAGCGCGTCTCCACTCAAGTACCGGGGGCGCCTGAAGGAGCTCGACCCCGAGGCCCGGCGCCGCTTGTTGGAGCGCTCGGGGGGGGCCACGGACTCCCGGGTCGCCCAGCGCACCGCGGACATCCTCGCCCGGGTCCGCCGGGACGGAGACCGCGCCCTGCGCGAGATGGCGCGGGAGTTCGACGGTGCCACGCTGGACTCGCTGGAGGTGCCCCGGAGCGTGTGCGAGGCCGCCCTGGCGTCGCTCGCTCCGGAGGTCCGCGAGGCCTTGAGCCGCGCGGCGCGCAACATCGCCCGGGCCCACGCCGCCCAGAAGCCCCAGGCCATCGAGGTGGAGACCGAGCCCGGCATCCTGGTGGGCCGTCGGCCGGACCCGCTCGGTCGCGTGGGCGTGTACGCGCCGGGAGGCCGTGCCGTCTACCCGAGCAGCGTGTTGATGGGCGTGGTGCCCGCCAAGGTGGCCGGAGTGGGCGAGGTCATCGTCTGCTCGCCGCCGGGTCCGGATGGCAGGCCCGCGGCGGGGGTGCTGGCGGCGGCGGCGCTCGCGGGAGCGGACCGGGTGTTCGCGCTCGGCGGTGCCGGCGCGGTGGCGGCCCTGGCCTACGGGACGGAGAGCGTGCCCCGGGTGGATCGCATCGTCGGGCCGGGCAATGCCTATGTGGCCGCCGCCAAGCTCCAGGTGGTGGACGCGGTGGCCATCGACGCGCCCGCGGGGCCCAGTGAAATCCTCGTGGTGGCCGATGGCTCGGCGGACCCCGAGGCGGTGGCGCGCGAGATGCTGGCCCAGGCCGAGCACGACCCGGACGCCTGCTGCGTGACCGTGGCGGTGGGCGAGGCCCAGGCGGAAGCGGTGGCCTCGGCGGTCGCGAAGGCGGCCAGCCGGGCCCGGCGCCAGGAAATTGTCTCGCGGGCCCTGAGCGAGCGCGGCGCGGTGCTGAGCGTGGACTCGCTGGAGGAGGCCTGGCCCTTCGTGGCGGACTTCGCTCCCGAGCACCTGCTGATCGCCACCGCGTCCCCCTCGGAAGCGCTGCCCCGGGTGCGCAACGCGGGCACCGTGTTCGTGGGTCAGCATGCCTCGGTGGCCTACGGTGACTACATGACGGGCGCCAACCACGTGCTGCCCACCGCGGGCCTGGCCCGGGCGTACTCGGGACTGAGCGTGCTCGACTTCTACCGGTGGACCACCTGGCAGCGCGTGACCCGCGAGGCCGCGGCCCGGCTCTCCGACGACGTGGGCGTGCTGGCCGACAGCGAGGGGCTCTTCGCTCACGCCGAGGCCGCCCGCGCCTGGAGGCCGTCATGA
- a CDS encoding imidazoleglycerol-phosphate dehydratase, with protein sequence MTTIVRETKETKVTVQLAIGKGVAQVDTGQPFFDHMLGTFARYAGLDLTLHARGDLRHHLMEDVAITLGTAVQRIIPATAARYGERTLPMDDALVQACLDVGGRFYYRGPLKNKLYEHVMRSFCEHAKVTLHLRILRGKDSHHVTEAAFKALGFALRDALVDSGVVFSTKGAVALEVK encoded by the coding sequence ATGACCACCATTGTTCGGGAAACCAAGGAGACCAAGGTCACGGTGCAGCTCGCCATCGGCAAGGGCGTGGCCCAGGTGGACACGGGCCAGCCCTTCTTCGATCACATGCTCGGCACCTTCGCGCGCTACGCGGGCCTGGACCTGACGCTGCACGCCCGGGGAGACCTGCGCCACCACCTCATGGAGGACGTGGCCATCACCCTGGGCACCGCCGTGCAGCGGATCATCCCCGCCACCGCCGCCCGCTACGGCGAGCGCACCCTGCCCATGGATGACGCGCTCGTGCAGGCGTGCCTCGACGTGGGCGGGCGCTTCTATTACCGGGGGCCCCTCAAGAACAAACTCTACGAGCACGTGATGCGCTCGTTCTGCGAACACGCCAAGGTGACGCTGCACCTGCGCATCCTCCGGGGCAAGGACAGCCACCACGTGACGGAGGCCGCCTTCAAGGCGCTCGGCTTCGCGCTGCGCGATGCCCTGGTGGACTCGGGCGTGGTGTTCAGCACCAAGGGCGCCGTCGCCCTGGAGGTGAAGTGA
- a CDS encoding imm11 family protein, producing the protein MTSRYYRLSDDVALAGRWELGKLGDERGEEVWPALLMRGVPAHVDGRIKVPVKIPGQPLDFSHAAFGIPVVHVRAASVFMELASNDVQFFPVDIEGQTEKYLVLNTTRVVNCIDDQASEEVRYWKPEDGRPEKTGQYRAVYGMRIDRAKAGDARVFRTWGWTVALIVSEEIKKALEHIGATGAKFKEV; encoded by the coding sequence ATGACCAGCCGGTATTACAGACTGTCCGATGACGTTGCTCTCGCTGGCCGATGGGAGTTGGGCAAGCTCGGCGATGAGCGGGGAGAAGAGGTATGGCCTGCCCTGCTCATGCGGGGAGTTCCCGCTCATGTGGATGGGCGTATCAAGGTGCCAGTGAAGATCCCGGGTCAACCGCTCGACTTCTCTCACGCGGCCTTTGGCATTCCCGTCGTCCACGTCAGGGCCGCATCCGTCTTCATGGAACTAGCCTCGAATGATGTGCAGTTCTTTCCAGTGGATATCGAGGGGCAGACCGAGAAGTACCTCGTCCTCAACACCACTCGCGTAGTGAATTGCATCGACGATCAAGCATCCGAGGAGGTGCGTTACTGGAAACCGGAAGACGGGCGGCCAGAGAAGACCGGGCAGTACCGCGCCGTGTACGGCATGCGTATCGACCGGGCGAAAGCAGGAGATGCCAGGGTCTTCCGTACTTGGGGATGGACAGTGGCCCTGATTGTCTCCGAGGAGATCAAGAAAGCCCTGGAGCACATCGGGGCCACGGGGGCGAAGTTCAAAGAGGTGTAA
- the hisIE gene encoding bifunctional phosphoribosyl-AMP cyclohydrolase/phosphoribosyl-ATP diphosphatase HisIE, producing MLDLSKLDFTKGNGLVTVVTQDARTGDLLMVAHADREALEKTLETGEMHYRSRTRGLWHKGGTSGNVQRVVSLTADCDADAVLARVEKAGPACHTGAETCFGIGPVDALVELDRTIAERASKAPEPGEKPSYTRRLLDDRNLRLKKIGEEAAELVTACADGDKERAMEEAADVLYHLLVAVRPLGVTLEDVKAVLARRAAPPAAK from the coding sequence ATGTTGGACCTGTCGAAGCTGGATTTCACCAAGGGGAATGGGCTCGTCACGGTGGTGACGCAGGACGCGCGCACGGGCGACCTGCTCATGGTGGCGCATGCGGACCGCGAGGCGCTGGAGAAGACGCTCGAGACGGGCGAGATGCACTACCGCTCGCGTACGCGGGGGCTGTGGCACAAGGGCGGCACGAGCGGCAACGTGCAGCGCGTGGTGTCGCTGACGGCGGACTGTGACGCGGATGCGGTGCTCGCCCGGGTGGAGAAGGCGGGTCCGGCATGTCACACCGGCGCGGAGACGTGCTTCGGCATCGGCCCGGTGGACGCGCTCGTGGAGTTGGACCGGACCATCGCCGAGCGCGCGTCGAAGGCGCCCGAGCCCGGAGAGAAGCCGAGCTACACGCGGCGGCTGCTGGACGACCGCAACCTGCGCCTCAAGAAGATTGGCGAGGAGGCGGCGGAACTGGTGACGGCATGCGCGGATGGGGACAAGGAGCGCGCGATGGAGGAGGCGGCGGACGTGCTCTACCACCTGCTCGTGGCGGTGCGCCCGTTGGGCGTGACGCTCGAGGACGTGAAGGCGGTGCTCGCGCGCCGGGCCGCTCCCCCCGCCGCGAAGTAG